A single Lacerta agilis isolate rLacAgi1 chromosome 10, rLacAgi1.pri, whole genome shotgun sequence DNA region contains:
- the LOC117054184 gene encoding microtubule-associated protein RP/EB family member 1-like produces the protein MAVNVYSTSVTSDNLSRHDMLAWINESLQLNLTKIEQLCSGAAYCQFMDMLFPGSVTLKKVKFQAKLEHEYIQNYKVLQAGFKRMGVDKIIPVDKLVKGKFQDNFEFVQWFKKFFDANYDGKDYDPVAARQGQETAPAPALVVPLLNKPKKNLSSTGTAPARPMVAQRTTVANKTGPAMVKKAPGGIGEEESAELIQQINVLKMTVEDLEKERDFYFGKLRNIELICQENEGENNESTALNHYTTLALQRIVEILYATDEGFVIPDEGAPPEEQEEY, from the exons ATGGCCGTCAATGTGTATTCCACTTCGGTGACAAGCGATAACTTGAGTCGACATGACATGCTCGCCTGGATCAATGAGTCCTTACAATTGAATTTGACAAAGATAGAGCAGCTTTGCTCAGGCGCTGCTTATTGTCAGTTTATGGATATGCTGTTCCCTGGTTCTGTAACACTGAAGAAAGTAAAATTCCAGGCAAAGTTGGAACACGAATACATCCAAAACTACAAGGTCCTACAAGCAGGTTTTAAACGAATGGGTGTTGACAAAATAATTCCTGTGGACAAATTAGTGAAAGGAAAATTCCAGGATAATTTTGAATTTGTTCAGTGGTTCAAAAAATTCTTTGATGCAAACTAcgatgggaaag ACTATGACCCTGTGGCAGCTCGGCAAGGCCAGGAGACGGCACCAGCCCCTGCTCTTGTCGTACCCCTGCTCAACAAACCCAAAAAGAATCTTAGTTCTACTGGCACAGCTCCAGCGAGGCCCATGGTTGCACAGAGAACAACAGTGGCTAATAAAACTGGACCTGCGATGGTTAAAAAGGCTCCTGGAGGAATTGGGgaagaagagtctgctgaatTGATCCAACAGATCAATGTATTAAAGATGACTGTGGAAGATTTGGAGAAGGAAAGAGACTTCTactttggaaaactgaggaacaTTGAGCTGATCTGTCAGGAGAACGAAGGagaga ataacgagtctaccgctcttaaccactacaccacactggctcttcaaaGGATTGTTGAGATTCTTTATGCCACGGATGAAGGTTTTGTCATACCAGATGAAGGAGCGCCACCAGAGGAGCAAGAGGAGTATTAG